DNA from Effusibacillus lacus:
CGATCTTTTAGAGCGGTTTGGCCAGTTGTCGGCTTCCCTCAGTTATCCCCAGGTAATCAAAGCCTTCCATTATCATAAAAAACAGGACGATTTATGGTTTTTTCCAACAGGCAATGTACAGGTCGTCCTTCATGACTTACGGGAAGATTCTTCGACATATAAATGCACGGATGTTTACTATATGGGAGAAAACAATCCGATTTCCCTTTTAATTCCCCGCATGGTGGCTCACGGATACCGGGTGCTTGGCAATCAACCGGCCATTATTATGTATAT
Protein-coding regions in this window:
- a CDS encoding dTDP-4-dehydrorhamnose 3,5-epimerase family protein, whose translation is MIEGVKIKKLQKYTDDRGYFMEVLRDDDDLLERFGQLSASLSYPQVIKAFHYHKKQDDLWFFPTGNVQVVLHDLREDSSTYKCTDVYYMGENNPISLLIPRMVAHGYRVLGNQPAIIMYITTYSYNPLEPDEYRIPYNDPGIGFDWTTKFK